From Coccinella septempunctata chromosome 4, icCocSept1.1, whole genome shotgun sequence, a single genomic window includes:
- the LOC123311553 gene encoding cuticle protein 16.5-like isoform X2: MAFKLIVLFATLAYANAGFLGATSYAAPAAVSYAAPALTAVHAAPVASSYSYSNRIQSAPVAYAAPAVSYAAPAVTAVHAAPVASSYSYTNRIQSAPVAYASPAISYAAPAVTAIHAAPVAVAKAIPAATSYAYNNKISQSVSYAAPVATYAAAAPVVKSYATTYAAAPAISYSAPALTTVHAAPALSYASPALSYAYASPAISYAAPAVTAIHAAPVAVAKAIPAATSYAYNNKISQSVSYAAPVATYAAAAPIVKSYAAPAISYSAPALTTVHAAPALSYASPALSYAAPAAYATSAYSYGSPAAYAAPLALQKYHL, translated from the exons ATGGCATTCAAA CTCATTGTTCTTTTCGCCACTTTGGCCTACGCTAATGCCGGTTTCTTAGGAGCCACTTCCTACGCCGCTCCAGCAGCCGTATCTTATGCTGCACCAGCTTTGACTGCTGTCCACGCCGCCCCAGTTGCTTCTTCGTACTCCTACTCCAACAGAATCCAATCTGCTCCAGTAGCTTATGCTGCTCCAGCCGTATCTTATGCCGCACCAGCTGTGACTGCTGTCCATGCCGCTCCAGTTGCTTCTTCGTACTCCTACACCAACAGAATCCAATCCGCTCCAGTGGCCTACGCTTCCCCAGCCATCTCATACGCTGCTCCAGCTGTAACTGCCATCCATGCTGCTCCAGTTGCCGTCGCTAAAGCCATCCCAGCTGCCACTTCTTATGCATACAACAACAAAATCTCTCAATCTGTTTCCTACGCCGCTCCAGTTGCCACCTACGCCGCTGCTGCTCCAGTTGTGAAATCTTACGCTACTACCTACGCCGCTGCCCCAGCCATCTCCTACTCTGCACCAGCTCTGACCACTGTTCATGCCGCCCCAGCTCTCTCATATGCTTCCCCAGCTCTTTCTTAT GCCTATGCTTCCCCAGCCATCTCATACGCTGCCCCAGCTGTAACTGCCATCCATGCTGCTCCAGTTGCCGTCGCTAAAGCCATCCCAGCTGCCACTTCTTATGCATACAACAACAAAATCTCTCAATCTGTTTCCTACGCCGCCCCAGTTGCCACCTACGCCGCTGCTGCTCCAATTGTGAAATCTTACGCTGCCCCAGCCATCTCCTACTCTGCACCAGCTCTTACCACTGTTCACGCCGCCCCAGCTCTCTCATATGCTTCCCCAGCCCTTTCTTATGCTGCCCCAGCTGCCTACGCTACTTCAGCATACTCCTACGGAAGCCCAGCTGCTTACGCCGCTCCCTTGGCTCTCCAGAAATACCATTTGTAA
- the LOC123311553 gene encoding cuticle protein 12.5-like isoform X1: MAFKLIVLFATLAYANAGFLGATSYAAPAAVSYAAPALTAVHAAPVASSYSYSNRIQSAPVAYAAPAVSYAAPAVTAVHAAPVASSYSYTNRIQSAPVAYASPAISYAAPAVTAIHAAPVAVAKAIPAATSYAYNNKISQSVSYAAPVATYAAAAPIVKSYAAPAISYSAPALTTVHAAPALSYASPALSYAAPAAYATSAYSYGSPAAYAAPLALQKYHL, from the exons ATGGCATTCAAA CTCATTGTCCTTTTCGCCACTTTGGCCTACGCTAATGCCGGTTTCTTAGGAGCCACTTCCTACGCCGCTCCAGCAGCCGTATCTTATGCTGCACCAGCTTTGACTGCTGTCCACGCCGCCCCAGTTGCTTCTTCGTACTCCTACTCCAACAGAATCCAATCTGCTCCAGTAGCTTATGCTGCTCCAGCCGTATCTTATGCCGCACCAGCTGTGACTGCTGTCCATGCCGCTCCAGTTGCTTCTTCATACTCCTACACCAACAGAATCCAATCCGCTCCAGTAGCCTATGCTTCCCCAGCCATCTCATACGCTGCCCCAGCTGTAACTGCCATCCATGCTGCTCCAGTTGCCGTCGCTAAAGCCATCCCAGCTGCCACTTCTTATGCATACAACAACAAAATCTCTCAATCTGTTTCCTACGCCGCCCCAGTTGCCACCTACGCCGCTGCTGCTCCAATTGTGAAATCTTACGCTGCCCCAGCCATCTCCTACTCTGCACCAGCTCTTACCACTGTTCACGCCGCCCCAGCTCTCTCATATGCTTCCCCAGCCCTTTCTTATGCTGCCCCAGCTGCCTACGCTACTTCAGCATACTCCTACGGAAGCCCAGCTGCTTACGCCGCTCCCTTGGCTCTCCAGAAATACCATTTGTAA
- the LOC123311800 gene encoding cuticle protein 16.5-like, which translates to MAFKLVVLFATLAYANAGFLGATSYAAPAAVSYAAPALTAVHAAPVASSYSYSNRIQSAPVAYAAPAVSYAAPAVTAVHAAPVASSYSYTNRIQSAPVAYAAPAVSYAAPAVTAVHAAPVASSYSYTNKIQSAPVAYAAPAISYAAPAVTAIHAAPVAVAKAIPAATSYAYNNKISQSVSYAAPVATYAAAAPVIKSYATTYAAAPAISYSAPALTTVHAAPALSYASPALSYAAPAAYATSAYSYGSPAAYAAPLALTQKYHL; encoded by the exons ATGGCATTCAAA CTCGTTGTCCTTTTCGCCACTTTGGCCTACGCTAATGCCGGTTTCTTAGGAGCCACTTCCTACGCCGCTCCAGCAGCCGTATCTTATGCTGCACCAGCTTTGACTGCTGTCCACGCCGCCCCAGTTGCTTCTTCATACTCCTACTCCAACAGAATCCAATCTGCTCCAGTAGCTTATGCTGCACCAGCTGTATCTTATGCCGCACCAGCTGTGACTGCTGTCCATGCCGCTCCAGTTGCTTCTTCATACTCCTACACCAACAGAATCCAATCCGCTCCAGTTGCTTATGCTGCTCCAGCCGTATCTTATGCCGCACCAGCTGTGACTGCTGTTCATGCCGCTCCAGTTGCTTCTTCATACTCCTACACCAACAAAATCCAATCCGCTCCAGTAGCTTATGCTGCCCCAGCCATCTCATACGCTGCTCCAGCTGTAACTGCCATCCACGCTGCTCCAGTTGCCGTCGCTAAAGCCATCCCAGCTGCCACTTCTTATGCATACAACAACAAAATCTCTCAATCTGTTTCCTACGCCGCCCCAGTTGCCACCTACGCCGCTGCTGCTCCAGTCATCAAATCTTACGCCACTACCTACGCCGCTGCCCCAGCTATCTCCTACTCTGCACCAGCTCTGACCACTGTTCACGCCGCCCCAGCTCTCTCATATGCTTCCCCAGCTCTTTCTTATGCTGCCCCAGCTGCCTACGCTACTTCAGCATACTCCTACGGAAGCCCAGCTGCTTACGCCGCTCCTTTGGCTCTTACCCAGAAATACCATTTGTAA